The Starkeya sp. ORNL1 DNA window GCCGGGCCTCAACGAGCTCTACCTGCACCCCGCGACGCGAGACGATTGGCCGGGCCATGCCCCGGGCTATCGCTACCGGGCCGAACTCGACGCGCTGGTCGCGCCCGCCACGCGCGCGGCGCTTTCGGCGAGGGGCGTGCGGCTCGGCTGCTTTGCGGATTTTGTCGGGGCGCACGCGTGACGCCTGTGAAGGAGGCCGTCGCCTGATGAGCGGGGGACGATTCTGGCTATTGCTGGCCACCATCGGCGGGCTCGTGGTCGCGGGCTTCATGCTGAGCGCGACCGGCATGGACAAGGTGCTCGAGATCATCGGCCGCTTCGGCGTCGGCGGGTTTCTCGCTTATTGCGCCTATTCGCTCGGCACCGTCGCGCTGCTCGGCGGCGCTTGGGCCAGTGCCGCCCCGCCGCTCGGCATTCGCGCCACCTTCCTGCTGTTCGGCTGGGCGCGGCTGGTGCGCGAAGCTGCGGCCGACGTCCTGCCGTTTTCGCAGGTCGGCGGGCTGGTGATCGGGATCCGCCTGCTGATCGCACGGCGTATTTCTGCACCGTTGGTTAATGCGTCCGTCCTGGTCGATCTTGCCACCGAGATGGCAGCCCAGGTCGTCTTCACCCTGTTCGGCATTGCCGGCTTCGTCGTGCTGCGCTCGGGCGGGACAGATCCGGACACGCTGATGACGCCGATCATCATCGGTACTCTGGTGATGACCGGGCTGATGGCCGCCTTCTTCCTCGCGCAGAGCCGCATGCTGCGCGTCGCGGAAGTCCTGCTCGAGCGCATGCTTC harbors:
- a CDS encoding lysylphosphatidylglycerol synthase domain-containing protein; amino-acid sequence: MSGGRFWLLLATIGGLVVAGFMLSATGMDKVLEIIGRFGVGGFLAYCAYSLGTVALLGGAWASAAPPLGIRATFLLFGWARLVREAAADVLPFSQVGGLVIGIRLLIARRISAPLVNASVLVDLATEMAAQVVFTLFGIAGFVVLRSGGTDPDTLMTPIIIGTLVMTGLMAAFFLAQSRMLRVAEVLLERMLPAVSGGIADARAELARIYAQPTRVALALAFNLAAWVASAAGAWIALELMGVKLPLVTVLVMESLIFVLRSVAFALPGAIGVQEVAYVLLGPLLGLPAEEALALSLAKRARDLAIGIPALVAWQASEARALSATRSSPAQRWLRQNCAVKPIAEQARTKGEERK